TCTGCTAAATTCATACAATCAAAATAGCTTAATGTTTCATAAACAAGTTTACTTGTTTCATGTAACGGATCATGTACCTTAAAATAATGATAAACTTCATTATATGGCCCCTCAGTGGATATGCGAACTGATCGTACAAAATGGGTTAAAAATGGTACATCAGATAAAGCTAGTACTATATCTTTTTGTAAAGCTGCTACAGCAATAGCTAGTGCCCCACCTTGACTTCCACCCTCGACAAATACAGACTTTTTACCTGAAATCTCTCTAACAACATCCACACTTCGAAAACAATCCATATAGACATAGGCGTAATAATAATTATTGGGATTCTCAATGCCCAGCGTCATCCAGCCAGTTGAGCCACCATGTTCATATTGATTTTTATCAGGGGATTTGACATTTTGCCCACGTACCCCAACCATTAACACCGGAATCCCTTGAACAACATACTTAAAGGCGTAATGCACTTGAAGTGTATTCCAATTATACCCATGGAAAATAACTGATGCTGTTGCACTAGGTTTCACATTTTCAGGGCATACAAAGACACCATGGATACGGGAATTACGAAACCCGTCAAAGTAAACATCATATACATGAACCCCAGGGACATAATAAACTCTTTTTATCACTTCAATATTTAATGCATATTTTTTATTTTCTGCAATCTTGCTATCCCAAAAATCGGTAAAATCGGCCATCTTCGTCTGTTTTGGTTTATAAGTCCGCAGTTCATTCAGTGGCAGATCAAAAAGGTTCATCTTCTCACTCCTTATCCAACTAAAAAAGTGAAAGGGATACCTATAAATAGCATCCCATCTAAATTAGATTAAAACGAATTACTGATTTTCTGTTCTTCTATATACTGCTTAACCTGTAATTCCTTTAGAATAATATCTAATAAGAAATAGACAGAGACCTCTCTTATTAAATTGCTTTCCCCTTCTATCACTTGTGTAGCAGGAATCATCAATCGTATATCAGGTAAAAGTGATAAAGGAGAATCCTGTTGGCTTGTGATCCCAATAGTAGGACACCCAACCTTCTTAGCGAAATCTATTATTTTTACGATTTCTGGTGAATACCCAGATACACTCATTCCAATTACGACTGTATCCTTTGTTAACGAAAACGTGGACATTTCCATTTGATAGCTTGATATAAATGAATTTGCTGAAATTCCCAGTTTCATCAACTTAAATTTTAATTGTTCAGCAATTAAAGCCATTTCATTCAATCCGTACAAATATATTTGCTTAGATTGGACCATTTTACCGATCGATTTTTGAATATCCTTTACTTGATGTAGAGAATTAAATTTATCTAGCATATCTATATAAGTTTGTTTAACCTCAGTTAGGCTTGTAAGTTCCGATTGTTCATGAAGACGCGTGCTCACCGAGGCTTCTTTTGCCAACAAGCGTAAGTTATTATAAGTACCAAACTCTAGCTTTTGACAGAATCTCGTAATCGTTGCTTCTGAAACATTAATTTGACGTGAAAGCTCAGAAATCGTTTTATTGGGAACGCTCTCTACATTCGAAATAATATACTTTGCAATTATTTGCTCCCGCTTAGTTAAGTGAGACTGGTTAGATTCAATTATGGTAGTGATGCTTTTTAAAGGTTGTAAAGATTCCTGAAGCAAAAAGTGGCGAAGTGCTCCAATCATTCCAGCGTTATTAAGGTTTTGAGCTATTTTAATTTTTGTTTTTTCTAAAATCTTAGGGAGAATATCCTTTTCAAGTTGCTTCATTATTAATGGATAAAGATAATCTTTTTGTGCAGTAATTCCCCCGCCGATAATAATCATTTCCGGATTCATAATATAAGTAATTGTGGCTATACCTTTTGATAAATAATAAACTAAGCGATCAATCTCTTCTATACAAATCTGATCTTTTTGTTTTGCTAGCTCAAAAATCTTTTTGCCGTTTAAATCACTTTCAGGAATACCTTTTCGTTGTGCTACATTCCTAATCAGTATTCTCGTCGAAGCTAATTCTTCAAACTGACTTCCTTCTATCGGGATATAGCCAATTTCCCCCCCACTGAAGCTGTGCCCAGTATGGAGTTTATTATCAACGATATAACTTCCACCAATTCCAGTGCCGATCGTCAAACAGAATAAGCTCTTGGCATCCTTGCCAGTTCCAATCCATGACTCAGCCAAACCAGCACAGTTCACATCATTTTCCACTTCAACAGGTAATCCAAAAAAATTTTCCAATTCGCGCTTTAGCTGTGTACCTGTATAATGAGGTATAAGTGGTGAAGCATATAAGATAATGCCTTCTTTGGAATCTACTTGACCTGCGGAACTAATACAGACCCCACTTATATCATGTTGTTTTATTAGGATCTGACCAAATTCCTTAACTTTATTTAATATGGACGCCCCCCCATAATGTGCCTCTGTTGGAGATTCATATTTATCAATGAATGTTCCGTTCTCGAAAAGAACACCATATTTAATTAATGTTCCGCCTATATCGAATGCTAAAAACTTTCTCATAATTGAACACCTTCATTTCTATTGATAAAACAATTACCCTTTCTTCTTACACGAATTGTCTTGATTTCTTTTGATTTAAAGGTAATGGTGATATGTTGTAATGGTTGATGACTAGTTTTCACTTTTCCAGTAAAGTCCACTTCCAATAAATCAACCGGTTCAAATCCAAAACATAGTTCAGTCTTCTCTTCTTTTGTTGATGGATTGAACAGTCGAATATCAAATGTATTTTCTTCCTTCTGAATAGATGAAGAAAATACAATAACCGAGGATGATTGGCTGAAAAGTTTCTGCTCATTTCTTAATTTGAACGATTGCTGACTCAAAACCGCCTGCCGCAGCATCATTTGATGATTAAGAGACATTTGTCCCTTGCCTAAAATTAGACCGTATTCAAATGTATAAGTGCCTATGCATTGAGCACCTGGTGTTTCAAATCCAGGTCCAGCTCCATTTCCACGGGTGCGTAGATCTCGTCTTGATAACCAGCCTACACTTCTAATGATGGTTAGAAATGCAAAATCATTACCTTCAATTTCATCTACTTCATATTCATGTAGACCGCGATGAACAAGTTGATGTTGATTTGCTATGACTGTGGAACTAGTTGGATATTGGTTCATAACAGCTTCCTTATTTTTCGACATATCCAAAATCTTATGTCGTATTGTGGGACGTTCCATTATGTCAAAGGCAGTATCAGCATAACTTACATTACACTCCGCCCCTAAATCAAAACCAACACGTAGTTTCTGATCCTTTGCAACATTATCAACTTTTGTCTTAAAATAAATGAATCTCTTTCCATGATAGAGGGTAACATTAGTAACCATCTTATTTAATACATATTCATTACTTGGACCAGTTCTATTCACGTTTAATGAAGCAGGAAGTTTCATTTCATACTGAATTGTCACACTTTGAAACGTTTTTCCTACATTTAAGTTACATACACCAGTTATTATTGCTTTACTAATCATGTCATTTATTGGAGGAGAATAGTTATAGGTGTCTCCAGCATCCAATGAAGACAGAAACTGATGTTGATTTTTATATGTAATATTTTCTTCCTTATCTATAATTTGCAGACCCTCATCATTCCATGTAATCTTGTAATATTCATTTTCAATAAAATTTTGTTCTCTAGTTAATTTGATTTCCTTTGCTTCTTTTACTCGTTCAATTCGTACCTTTTTAATCTCGGCTCCATCAAATGGCATTGTAAACTTTACATGATAGGTTACATATTCAGTATAATGAGGTTCAGCTAAAATATGGCGAAGAAACTCTTCTCTTTTTTCCCTGTTCACAACATCAAAACGAATTGGTTTATCATCATGATAAAGTGCAATAGCACCTAAGTCCTGTTCAGCTGGGATACGAATGGTCGCATCCACAGGATACACCTCTAAAAATGGCGTATTGTTAATTAAATACAAATAAGTATTATCCTTTGAACTATCTAAAAATTCAAAAGGGAATTGATCGTTTAAGATATCCTTGGCAAATTGGCTAATCGCACTTATCACCTTTTGTGATCTTGTTTCCATTTCATTATGCACTTCATCCACACTGCAACCACAAATACTGTCATGAGGCTGATTTTGTAGAAGTAATTTCCATACATATTCAATAAATTTTGTAGAGTTCGTACTTCCGTTGGTCCATACATTCAAAGCCTCCATAACACCAATGGCTAAATCTTCACACTGTTGATTTTGATTTTTCAAATACGTACGGGTAGATAAAACCCCAGGTAGGATAAAAATTTTTGATGGGTCACGCTGCTCACCACTAATGGTTCTTAAAGCTTTCTTCTCTTCAAACGACTCCAAATACTGAGACATCAATGATTGCTTAAACTCAATTTTTGGAAAATCCTTTTTCAATTGGTTTAATTTATTATTTAAATCGGAACCTGTAAAAGTATGGTCAGCACCGTTCATAATCAAAGCTCTTCCGTGTGTTAAAAATGGAGCACTTGATTCCAAGTATTTTCTTGTTTCATCTTGATATGTATTGTGTTTTAAAAAGGTTTGATAATATCCTTCAAATAGAGGTAAAACAAACGTAAATACGCTACTCCCATCTGCTCCCTCCCAAATATTTTCAAATTGTTCTGATACTGCTCCACGAAAAAGAAGTGCATTCTCAATATGAAAACTTTTGAGAATTTGTGGCATTTGGCTTATATGACCAAATGTATCTGGTAGGTAGCCAATATTAAAAGAAGAGCATAATGATTTAGCTATACTCGTACCTAGCTCTAAATTTTTTATTATAGATTCTCCAGAAACAAGAAATTCATCTGCAAGCAAATACCATGGTCCCACTTCAATTTTTCCTTGCGTAATAAATGAAGTAAAACGTTCAAATTCTTCTTTACTCACAACTTCTTTATAATCATCAATCACGATGGTCTGGCCATCTAAAAAAAAGTTATCTATTTGACCGTTAGATAGTAACTCTTGTACATATCGTATTCCATTTCTCAGTTTATATCTAAATTCTTCAAAGCTTTCATACCACTCTCGGTCCCAATGCGTATGGTTTAATATATGTACTTCTTTTATGTTATCCATTTTAAGCTTCCTCCAACTTAAGCAGTCGTTTAATGTGGGAGCCATCTATTTTATTAAGATCAATATTTTGTCTCACCGAAATGGCACATGCGATCCCTGCTGCTTCACCAATGTCTCTGACTGTAGGTTGAATTCTTAGGGATGCTTGCATCAAAAATGTACTAGAAATATGCCTGCCTACAACAATCAGATTGCTCACTACATCCGTTATTAGTGAACGATAAGGAATTTCATAATATTCACCACGTGAAAGTTTCGCTTCTTCGACTTGATCTTTAGCCACACTGTGAACATCAATATACCAGTCACCCCTAGCAATTCCGTCTGCAAATTTTGCACGGTCTAAATAATCTTTCTCTGTTAGCATATATTTACCAACAATTCGAAACGATTCACGTATACCAAGCTGATTGGCTTCTTTTAATAAAAATGCCTTTTCAAAGCCTGGTATATACTTTGGTAAAAAGCATGAAAGCCGTCGAATCATTTGTCGTCCCTTTATTACTGCTTGGGAGCGAAGGATTGGATCCGTTGTTTGATAAATCCCTGGAATATGGGGGCAATTAAAAGACATTACAGTAGGTTTTCCTGGTTGGGTAAAAGCTTGAACATAGCGAAGGTCCTCTTCTTGTAAATCACCATTTTCAAGTCCCTTTAAAAATATTGGTTCTAATACATGCCCTTTGCCTGGAACCATGGCGATTTCAAAAAAGTCGGGATTTTTTATCTTACAAAATGTCTCATTTTGCGAGAGAATAAATTCACGTAAACGTGCAATATCAATGCCGCCCATTTCAAATCGAAAGGAGATTTGCTGGTTTTGACCTTTTTTATCTCCAGATTCTACTGATACTCCAGCTGACCTAGACAGTACGGCATCTCCTGAAGCATCAACAAAAGTCTTTCCCTTTATGGCTGCTAATCCATTACAGGTATTGACAATAATATAAGCGATTTTATCTTGATCCTTTATGCAATCAATGTAATTTGCTTCATACAATATTTGTCCGTGACGTTCTATAATTAATTGTTCGAGCACATAGAGTAAAGTTTCCACATTAAACCAACTGCAAGTTGTTGTTCCGTCATTGGTATTAATGCCTTCTTCATTTAGTCGATTAATAATTAGATGATTTACTCGCTGTAATTTCACATAGGTTGGCATCATAGGGGAAACGAGTGAATTAGTTTGTGTACCTCCAAGAGAGATGCTTTTCTCTACGACCAATGTTGAAATATTCTCCTCTAAAGATGAAATAGCAGCTGCAACTCCCGCTGTACCGCCGCCAACGATAACACAATCCACATCATAAATAACTGGTAACTCCCGCCCAAAGAAAGATATTGTAGTACTCAATTGATTCACCCCTTATATGGTTTATTGTAAAACTGACTAACAGTTTTTCTCTACGAACTTTTTTAGTTTGACTTGATTTTTTCATTAAAAAATCTAACCAAGTTAATAGTATTATCCTTTTACAGCTCCATCTGTTGCTCCAGATATAAAGTACCTTTGCAGCCAGATAAAAACCACCAATGTCGGTGTCGTAGTTAAGATAGATGCGGCGCTAATCAATTTCATATTGGCACCATCAAAATTCTGAGAAAGCTGTGCTAGACCAATTGATAAGGTATACATGCTACTCTCTGTCGAATTTAATAATGGCCATAAATAATCGCCCCATGTACCCATAAAGGTAAAAATCGCAAGTGTAACAAGTGTGGGTTTTACAAGCGGTAGTGCAACCATGTACCATACTTTAAAACGATTTGCTCCATCTAAAAAAGCTGATTCCTCTAGCTCCTTCGGTATTCTAAGATAAGCTTGACGCATTAAGAAGATCCCAAAAGCCGTTGATACTTGCATAACCACCAATCCAAGATGAGTGTTTCGTAGTCCAAGATTCCCGGCCAATTGGAATAAAGGAGCCATATAAAGCTGGAAAGGAACCATCATTGTTGAAATAATTAATGCTAATACCACACTACGTCCTCTAAAGTCCATTCTTGCAAGAGGATAAGCAGCTAGACTACAAAATAATAAATTCAATGGAATTGAAATAGCCGTAACAATGAACGTATTTAAGAAATAAGAAGTGAAATTAGCTTTGTCAAGAGCGTTCACAAAGTTTGAAATTGTTGGATGTTGTGGCAACATATTACCATAAATGCTTTCTCCAGAAGACTTTAAAGACATAAAAATCGTTATGAGAAATGGTCCAACTGTTATACAGGTAATAAATATCAATATGAAATAAAGCCAGATTCTCTGCGTCATTCTTTTTAATTTCATTTTTTCTCCCACCTCTTTTTATGCTCTTAAATCATTTTCACGTTTACTTGTTAGTTTCATTTGTAATAATGAGCCACCTATCGCAAGTAGCAATAAAACCAAACCTGCTGCTGATGCAGTGCTGACGTGAAGACTCATAAATTTATTGTAGATATACATAACTAGCGTTGTTGTGGCCCCAGATGGACCGCCACCAGTTGTTAAAGCAATTTCTTCAAACACTTTCATGCCTGAGATAATAGTCATTACCGATACCAATGTCACAGATGGCGTTAACATAGGAACCGTAATGCTTCTAAACTGCTGGAAAATCGAGGCTCCATCAATACTAGAAGATTCATAAACGTCTTTTGGAATTGATTGAAGGCCTGCTAAAAAGATTATCATGTAATAGCCTAGCCCTTTCCAAATCGTAATGGCTGAAACTGCTATTAATGCTGTAGTCGACTGAACTAAAAGGTTTGTTGGCGAGTGAAATACGCCTAACTTTACTAACAAGTCCGAAATGATCCCACTTTGAGAATAGAGCATTTTCCACATTAATGCTGCAACAACCATTGGGGTAATAACTGGTAAGTAATAAAGGATACGGAATGTGCTTACTCCTTTAATTTTTTGGTTGACTAGCACTGCTAAAATCATTGGTAAAAAGACATTCATTGGTAGAACGATTAACAAAAATAAAAGTGTGTTAACTAGCGCATTCCAAAAATCTTTATCTGAAAATATCTCTTTAAAATTGGCTAAACCAACGTATTCGCCGGTACCCGCAATGATTTTATAGTCTAGGAAACTCCATTTAAAAGCTTCTATGATTGGAATAATAAGAAAAATGCCCAAAATCAGAATCGATGGAAGTAAAAACAACCATGGTGTAAAGATTCTCGTACGCCGCCTACGCGTTTCTGTTTTTCGACCAACATTAACGTTGCTTTGATTAGTTTGAGGTAAAATAACTGATTCCCTACTCATCTTGAACTCTCCTTTTAAATATTAGAGACTAGCTCTTTAGCAAAAAAGCTAGTCTCTTGTTCGTTAGAATGTTACTTTTTCACCTGATTTTTCAAATGCTTTGTTCCACTCTGAAGATAATTCCTTTAATGCTTCCTTTGGAGTTAAC
This genomic interval from Gottfriedia acidiceleris contains the following:
- a CDS encoding acetylxylan esterase yields the protein MNLFDLPLNELRTYKPKQTKMADFTDFWDSKIAENKKYALNIEVIKRVYYVPGVHVYDVYFDGFRNSRIHGVFVCPENVKPSATASVIFHGYNWNTLQVHYAFKYVVQGIPVLMVGVRGQNVKSPDKNQYEHGGSTGWMTLGIENPNNYYYAYVYMDCFRSVDVVREISGKKSVFVEGGSQGGALAIAVAALQKDIVLALSDVPFLTHFVRSVRISTEGPYNEVYHYFKVHDPLHETSKLVYETLSYFDCMNLADWVVCPTLVGVGLEDNVCPPSSGFALYHHLGGIKEIKAYQEHAHSLHPVHEEEKLKFVAIYSSV
- a CDS encoding carbohydrate ABC transporter permease, coding for MTQRIWLYFILIFITCITVGPFLITIFMSLKSSGESIYGNMLPQHPTISNFVNALDKANFTSYFLNTFIVTAISIPLNLLFCSLAAYPLARMDFRGRSVVLALIISTMMVPFQLYMAPLFQLAGNLGLRNTHLGLVVMQVSTAFGIFLMRQAYLRIPKELEESAFLDGANRFKVWYMVALPLVKPTLVTLAIFTFMGTWGDYLWPLLNSTESSMYTLSIGLAQLSQNFDGANMKLISAASILTTTPTLVVFIWLQRYFISGATDGAVKG
- a CDS encoding glycoside hydrolase family 38 C-terminal domain-containing protein: MDNIKEVHILNHTHWDREWYESFEEFRYKLRNGIRYVQELLSNGQIDNFFLDGQTIVIDDYKEVVSKEEFERFTSFITQGKIEVGPWYLLADEFLVSGESIIKNLELGTSIAKSLCSSFNIGYLPDTFGHISQMPQILKSFHIENALLFRGAVSEQFENIWEGADGSSVFTFVLPLFEGYYQTFLKHNTYQDETRKYLESSAPFLTHGRALIMNGADHTFTGSDLNNKLNQLKKDFPKIEFKQSLMSQYLESFEEKKALRTISGEQRDPSKIFILPGVLSTRTYLKNQNQQCEDLAIGVMEALNVWTNGSTNSTKFIEYVWKLLLQNQPHDSICGCSVDEVHNEMETRSQKVISAISQFAKDILNDQFPFEFLDSSKDNTYLYLINNTPFLEVYPVDATIRIPAEQDLGAIALYHDDKPIRFDVVNREKREEFLRHILAEPHYTEYVTYHVKFTMPFDGAEIKKVRIERVKEAKEIKLTREQNFIENEYYKITWNDEGLQIIDKEENITYKNQHQFLSSLDAGDTYNYSPPINDMISKAIITGVCNLNVGKTFQSVTIQYEMKLPASLNVNRTGPSNEYVLNKMVTNVTLYHGKRFIYFKTKVDNVAKDQKLRVGFDLGAECNVSYADTAFDIMERPTIRHKILDMSKNKEAVMNQYPTSSTVIANQHQLVHRGLHEYEVDEIEGNDFAFLTIIRSVGWLSRRDLRTRGNGAGPGFETPGAQCIGTYTFEYGLILGKGQMSLNHQMMLRQAVLSQQSFKLRNEQKLFSQSSSVIVFSSSIQKEENTFDIRLFNPSTKEEKTELCFGFEPVDLLEVDFTGKVKTSHQPLQHITITFKSKEIKTIRVRRKGNCFINRNEGVQL
- a CDS encoding ROK family protein, whose amino-acid sequence is MRKFLAFDIGGTLIKYGVLFENGTFIDKYESPTEAHYGGASILNKVKEFGQILIKQHDISGVCISSAGQVDSKEGIILYASPLIPHYTGTQLKRELENFFGLPVEVENDVNCAGLAESWIGTGKDAKSLFCLTIGTGIGGSYIVDNKLHTGHSFSGGEIGYIPIEGSQFEELASTRILIRNVAQRKGIPESDLNGKKIFELAKQKDQICIEEIDRLVYYLSKGIATITYIMNPEMIIIGGGITAQKDYLYPLIMKQLEKDILPKILEKTKIKIAQNLNNAGMIGALRHFLLQESLQPLKSITTIIESNQSHLTKREQIIAKYIISNVESVPNKTISELSRQINVSEATITRFCQKLEFGTYNNLRLLAKEASVSTRLHEQSELTSLTEVKQTYIDMLDKFNSLHQVKDIQKSIGKMVQSKQIYLYGLNEMALIAEQLKFKLMKLGISANSFISSYQMEMSTFSLTKDTVVIGMSVSGYSPEIVKIIDFAKKVGCPTIGITSQQDSPLSLLPDIRLMIPATQVIEGESNLIREVSVYFLLDIILKELQVKQYIEEQKISNSF
- a CDS encoding FAD-dependent oxidoreductase, which translates into the protein MSTTISFFGRELPVIYDVDCVIVGGGTAGVAAAISSLEENISTLVVEKSISLGGTQTNSLVSPMMPTYVKLQRVNHLIINRLNEEGINTNDGTTTCSWFNVETLLYVLEQLIIERHGQILYEANYIDCIKDQDKIAYIIVNTCNGLAAIKGKTFVDASGDAVLSRSAGVSVESGDKKGQNQQISFRFEMGGIDIARLREFILSQNETFCKIKNPDFFEIAMVPGKGHVLEPIFLKGLENGDLQEEDLRYVQAFTQPGKPTVMSFNCPHIPGIYQTTDPILRSQAVIKGRQMIRRLSCFLPKYIPGFEKAFLLKEANQLGIRESFRIVGKYMLTEKDYLDRAKFADGIARGDWYIDVHSVAKDQVEEAKLSRGEYYEIPYRSLITDVVSNLIVVGRHISSTFLMQASLRIQPTVRDIGEAAGIACAISVRQNIDLNKIDGSHIKRLLKLEEA
- a CDS encoding carbohydrate ABC transporter permease, translated to MSRESVILPQTNQSNVNVGRKTETRRRRTRIFTPWLFLLPSILILGIFLIIPIIEAFKWSFLDYKIIAGTGEYVGLANFKEIFSDKDFWNALVNTLLFLLIVLPMNVFLPMILAVLVNQKIKGVSTFRILYYLPVITPMVVAALMWKMLYSQSGIISDLLVKLGVFHSPTNLLVQSTTALIAVSAITIWKGLGYYMIIFLAGLQSIPKDVYESSSIDGASIFQQFRSITVPMLTPSVTLVSVMTIISGMKVFEEIALTTGGGPSGATTTLVMYIYNKFMSLHVSTASAAGLVLLLLAIGGSLLQMKLTSKRENDLRA